TCAATCCCTAGCTGCAACCCCCCCGCCCCCCGACTCCCATCTGTTGTGGTCTATATCAAAATGCCAGCGATGACGGTAGTTGAAGTCTCTGTCCACCTCAATACAATCCCTTTGGACTGTATCATCCCAACCGCAAAGACACGACTCTCCTTCCTCCCCAACCCGCATCCAGTCGCCCCAAAACCTGAAGTCACCACCGACAAGCACCTCGACACCCCGGCACTATGTCCCCCCTTAATCTGCCTACGGGCAGAGGAAATTATGAATATCGTGGAGCGCTACGGCTCCCACGAGCGCACAACCGCTGCCGGAGAATGGCTGGGCCGGTCATCGTTCACGCCGTGCGTGCAGACACATGTTGCAGCCAACCGGgcgattcccatggttcTGCCTGCTTTTCCGATGAAGAGTAATAATCGCATGGACAAGGTACTAGGTCCTCTTCCGGATTTAGGGGATGAGCTTGGGTTGGCGCGGTTGGTGAATCTTTGTCGGGATATCAAGGCTATTTACCCGCCTGGTGCGGTTGTGGTCATTGTTACAGATGGCATTTGTTACAATGGTGAGATTGAACTCTCCGTTGAGTTTATCTTGCAGAAACAGGATCAGGTACTAATCTACGTTCTGAATTTTAGATCTTACCGGGATTTCTGATGAGGAGGTCTGGGAATATGGGAATCGACTGCGGAAAATCGCTGTGGAGAAGGGATATGCTTGTATTCGGTTCCATCGGATCATGAACATGCTTGGTCTTTATCCTAATGCCCAGATTTCCAAATCGGATTATGTGCAGCTTTGTGATGCATCGAGGTTTGAACTGCATCGACGGTGTGGACGGCCAGGATTTGATGTCGATCAGTTTTTGAAAAACGATGAGGATTATCTGAGGACTTATAATGGTACGTCGACGACTTTGGAGTCGAATTCATGTTACCTGACTGATCCAAAGCAGGATACGACAAGTTCATGAAAGCGGATCTAAAATTCAGCCCCGTGACCAAGGACTGTACTGGTCCCAGCCAATTTAAAAAGAGGATCAAGAGGATTGCAAAATCAATGATTATCCGCGGGGTGGTAGGTCAATTTGAGTGCCATCTAACAGCGACGTGACGGCTAATCTCACCGGTGACAGGAGTATGCGGAGTTGGTACACCAAATGTATCCCGACTCACTGCGTCTCTCCATCCATCCGTCATCGGGGCAAACGAAGCTGTCCTGTCCCCTTATACCACAGAAGAACTCATTCTCCATGAGTCCATGGCACTGTAGTGTCGCAGTGACAACTGCAGGGGAATTCATAACAGCTCACCAATCCGCACATCGGCAGAAGTATGACCTCATTCAGAAGGATAATCAACCATATTTCTTCCGTGAGAACTCGCCACTTTTTGATTGGGACACGAGAGTTGACTTTGAGCATCTTTATGGGCAAAACTTGATTGTTCGGGCACAGCAACACAGGGGGCAAGAACTATCTGACGCGGATTTGGACAAGTTGGCACTTTTGGCAATTCGACAGAAGAGTGTGACATTGTTCTTGGTATAATTCCAATCTACCGACAGAGATCAGATTTTGTGTATCATCGGAGAGTTCGATTGAATGGCTTTCTCAATTCTCATCGAATTTGATTGAACA
The nucleotide sequence above comes from Penicillium digitatum chromosome 1, complete sequence. Encoded proteins:
- a CDS encoding Pyoverdine biosynthesis, giving the protein MPAMTVVEVSVHLNTIPLDCIIPTAKTRLSFLPNPHPVAPKPEVTTDKHLDTPALCPPLICLRAEEIMNIVERYGSHERTTAAGEWLGRSSFTPCVQTHVAANRAIPMVLPAFPMKSNNRMDKVLGPLPDLGDELGLARLVNLCRDIKAIYPPGAVVVIVTDGICYNDLTGISDEEVWEYGNRLRKIAVEKGYACIRFHRIMNMLGLYPNAQISKSDYVQLCDASRFELHRRCGRPGFDVDQFLKNDEDYLRTYNGYDKFMKADLKFSPVTKDCTGPSQFKKRIKRIAKSMIIRGVEYAELVHQMYPDSLRLSIHPSSGQTKLSCPLIPQKNSFSMSPWHCSVAVTTAGEFITAHQSAHRQKYDLIQKDNQPYFFRENSPLFDWDTRVDFEHLYGQNLIVRAQQHRGQELSDADLDKLALLAIRQKSVTLFLV